In Pseudonocardia sp. DSM 110487, the sequence CGTGCCGCGGACGCCGGCGTGCACCGGCGTCATCATCTTCATGGTCTCCACGATCCCGACGACGCTCTCCTCGTCGACCCGGCCACCGACGTCGACGAACGGCGGCGCGCCCGGCTTCGGCGCCCGGTAGAAGGTGCCCAGCAGTGGCGGATGCACCGCGACCAGACCGTCGGGCACCGCGGCGCGCGGCGCCCGGTTGTCGACGTGGTCCGCGGGCTCGGCGCCGCCTTCCACCGCGGGTCGGCGCAGCACCTGCTGCTCCACCGTCCAGGCGGATGCGCCCGCGCGGCGCACGGTGAGGGTGAGGTTCTCCAGCTCCAGGTGGAGCTCGTCCAGGCCGCTGGAGTCGAGCACGCGCAGCA encodes:
- a CDS encoding biotin/lipoyl-containing protein → MDLSPDDVRDVLRVLDSSGLDELHLELENLTLTVRRAGASAWTVEQQVLRRPAVEGGAEPADHVDNRAPRAAVPDGLVAVHPPLLGTFYRAPKPGAPPFVDVGGRVDEESVVGIVETMKMMTPVHAGVRGTVVEFRTGNGEFADTDAVLLLLEPA